One Natrinema longum genomic window carries:
- a CDS encoding DUF7095 family protein, whose protein sequence is MTGLDRSDAVDRLERLVDTVEADRMPVPVREVWAFGDVALGLDPVERLDVYVTKDILLDDDGESVSASPDEGDAREPAARFRESHGISGVGKSVRADWAVDYPHYLRANRNGHAAPERCLAAHLLEDDEPIHLEVCNASFEDNVTQRLRGARLREDYTQLLDPRGVCLWADGTRSHDAFRKLRAGELALPTLSAALEMLGMDGDEAEAAARELSDWRAQQDGRTVRGDIV, encoded by the coding sequence ATGACTGGACTGGACCGCAGTGACGCGGTCGACCGCCTCGAGCGGCTCGTGGACACCGTCGAAGCCGATCGGATGCCGGTGCCCGTCCGCGAAGTGTGGGCCTTCGGCGACGTCGCGCTCGGCCTCGATCCCGTCGAGCGGTTGGACGTGTACGTGACCAAAGATATCCTGCTGGACGACGACGGCGAGTCCGTTTCCGCGAGTCCCGACGAGGGGGACGCCCGCGAGCCCGCCGCACGATTCCGCGAGTCCCACGGCATCAGTGGCGTCGGCAAATCGGTCCGGGCCGATTGGGCCGTGGACTACCCCCACTACCTCCGGGCCAACCGAAACGGCCACGCGGCCCCCGAACGGTGTCTCGCCGCCCACCTCCTCGAGGACGACGAACCGATTCACCTCGAGGTCTGTAACGCGTCGTTCGAGGACAACGTCACCCAGCGGTTGCGCGGTGCCCGACTGCGCGAGGACTACACGCAGTTGCTCGACCCGCGTGGGGTCTGCCTCTGGGCCGACGGCACCAGGAGCCACGACGCGTTCCGAAAGCTTCGGGCGGGTGAACTGGCGTTGCCGACGCTGTCGGCCGCGCTCGAGATGCTCGGAATGGACGGCGACGAGGCCGAAGCGGCGGCTCGGGAGCTGTCCGACTGGCGAGCCCAACAGGACGGGCGGACGGTCCGCGGCGACATCGTCTGA
- a CDS encoding DUF7563 family protein, producing the protein MVGVTVAPWPSVDHSTCEHCGAHVTDRFRRVFGDDDDRAHRCGDCDTYARLSRGSAAGIDVSVPDPETSPGRHGGEADA; encoded by the coding sequence GTGGTCGGCGTGACGGTCGCACCGTGGCCGTCGGTCGATCACTCGACGTGCGAGCACTGTGGTGCCCACGTCACGGATAGGTTCCGTCGCGTTTTCGGTGACGACGACGATCGCGCTCATCGGTGTGGTGACTGCGATACGTACGCGCGACTGAGCCGCGGCTCTGCAGCTGGCATTGACGTGTCTGTTCCGGATCCGGAGACATCGCCCGGCCGTCACGGAGGTGAGGCCGATGCGTAA
- a CDS encoding alpha/beta fold hydrolase, giving the protein MRHRIFNEDGDEELVFVMGWGNRWTHENVSWLIGQLTEAGYRVHAFELPTNIDDFKADWLEPVAEYVRDLEEYQLLGHSAGSLVAQALDGADNHVYLSPWWGYGEGFPEPVLDAVSKLPTSFPCLPMGGFDREALGKRATDHQLETTPSWISPAFVRETRRAQDELLTIDHDAVVFCSLRDPVVSLRPIGERVPAEHVVLYNGGHELFSSTGRDRYVDLLLAALEEGSAAVEHRERRSA; this is encoded by the coding sequence ATGCGACACCGGATCTTCAACGAGGACGGCGACGAGGAACTCGTCTTCGTCATGGGTTGGGGCAACCGCTGGACCCACGAGAACGTCAGCTGGCTCATCGGGCAGTTGACCGAGGCCGGCTACCGGGTTCACGCGTTCGAACTCCCCACGAACATCGACGACTTCAAAGCCGACTGGCTCGAGCCCGTCGCCGAATACGTCCGCGACCTCGAGGAGTACCAGCTGCTGGGCCACAGCGCGGGTTCGCTCGTCGCCCAGGCCCTCGACGGTGCGGACAACCACGTCTACCTGAGTCCGTGGTGGGGCTACGGCGAGGGCTTCCCGGAACCGGTGTTGGACGCGGTCTCGAAACTCCCGACCTCGTTTCCCTGTCTCCCGATGGGCGGCTTCGACAGGGAGGCACTCGGCAAGCGGGCGACCGACCACCAACTCGAAACGACGCCGTCGTGGATCTCACCCGCCTTCGTCCGGGAAACCCGCCGCGCACAGGACGAGCTGTTGACGATCGATCACGACGCCGTCGTCTTCTGCTCGCTGCGCGATCCCGTCGTGAGCCTCCGGCCGATCGGCGAGCGGGTTCCCGCCGAGCACGTCGTTCTCTACAACGGCGGCCACGAACTGTTCTCCTCGACCGGTCGCGATCGGTACGTCGACCTCCTGCTCGCCGCACTCGAGGAGGGTTCGGCAGCCGTCGAGCACCGGGAACGGCGCTCCGCCTGA
- a CDS encoding ribbon-helix-helix domain-containing protein, with amino-acid sequence MERVTLRIPKQQIEEVEQLVDSGEFPNRSEAIRSAVREMINEQQDGPSEQSGKRNWAKV; translated from the coding sequence ATGGAGCGTGTGACACTGCGAATCCCGAAACAGCAGATCGAAGAAGTAGAGCAACTGGTCGATTCGGGCGAGTTTCCGAACCGGAGCGAGGCGATCCGGTCGGCCGTCCGCGAAATGATCAACGAGCAACAGGACGGGCCCAGCGAACAGTCCGGCAAACGCAACTGGGCGAAGGTGTAA
- the ncsA gene encoding tRNA 2-thiolation protein NcsA, with protein sequence MDCNRCNEEAVMHAAYSGAHLCEDHFRESVEKRVRRRVRRDDLVPHDVTPADPRTWVIGLSGGKDSVVLTRILHETFVDDPRIELVGLTIHEGIEGYRDKSVEACVELCEDLEIRHELVSYEDEFGVRMDDVVEDDPENMAACAYCGVFRRDLLSKYAEELEADLLLTGHNLDDEAQTALMNVLEGDVEQMAKHFDASLGPLSEREEQDEFVPRAKPLRDVPEKEVALYAHIDDLPAHITECPHASEAYRGEIQQLLYDLEENHPGTRHSILSGYEELADIAAEKYAGDGGADLQECVECGSTTTREVCRKCSLLESLV encoded by the coding sequence ATGGACTGTAACCGGTGCAACGAGGAGGCGGTCATGCACGCCGCCTACTCCGGGGCACACCTCTGTGAGGACCACTTCCGCGAGTCGGTCGAGAAGCGGGTGCGTCGCCGGGTCCGGCGGGACGACCTCGTCCCCCACGACGTAACGCCGGCGGACCCACGGACCTGGGTGATCGGCCTCTCGGGCGGCAAGGACAGCGTCGTTCTCACGCGGATCCTCCACGAGACGTTCGTCGACGACCCCCGCATCGAACTCGTCGGGCTGACGATTCACGAGGGGATCGAGGGCTACCGCGACAAGTCGGTCGAGGCCTGCGTCGAACTCTGCGAGGACCTCGAGATCCGCCACGAACTCGTCAGCTACGAGGACGAGTTCGGCGTCCGAATGGACGACGTCGTCGAGGACGACCCCGAAAACATGGCCGCCTGCGCCTACTGTGGGGTCTTCCGGCGGGATCTCCTCTCGAAATACGCCGAGGAACTCGAGGCCGACCTCCTCTTGACCGGCCACAATCTGGACGACGAGGCCCAGACCGCGCTGATGAACGTCCTCGAAGGCGACGTCGAGCAGATGGCGAAACACTTCGACGCCAGCCTCGGCCCCCTCTCCGAGCGCGAGGAGCAAGACGAGTTCGTCCCGCGAGCGAAGCCGCTTCGTGATGTCCCAGAAAAGGAAGTCGCCCTCTACGCTCACATCGACGACCTCCCCGCCCACATCACCGAGTGTCCACACGCCAGCGAGGCCTACCGTGGCGAGATCCAGCAACTCCTCTACGATCTCGAGGAGAACCATCCCGGGACTCGCCACTCGATCCTCTCGGGGTACGAGGAACTGGCGGACATCGCCGCCGAGAAGTACGCCGGCGACGGCGGTGCCGACCTGCAGGAGTGTGTCGAGTGTGGATCGACGACCACGCGCGAGGTCTGTCGGAAGTGTTCGCTACTCGAGTCGCTCGTCTGA
- a CDS encoding double zinc ribbon domain-containing protein: MSKITFRADDDLVEELEGLETSKSEAMREALRAYLEGEDGAAVGGERSERDGEGAIEELVRELVDERLATRLRELGIEQPNSRAHESRSAEPRDVSVSISLEGATVRSDEGIRVDDERTGETPPADGQQPGRAHQRSQTQGSRDARADEETVQCTQCGDHLEGDHVYCPNCGEKASRRLFCDCGDEIRSDWSFCPGCGRRTPAADVLESDTGHY, encoded by the coding sequence ATGAGCAAGATCACGTTCCGCGCCGACGACGACCTCGTCGAGGAACTCGAGGGGCTCGAGACCTCCAAGAGCGAAGCGATGCGCGAGGCACTGCGTGCGTATCTCGAGGGCGAGGATGGGGCGGCAGTCGGCGGCGAGCGGTCGGAACGTGACGGGGAGGGGGCGATCGAGGAACTGGTTCGCGAACTGGTCGACGAGCGACTCGCGACGCGACTCCGGGAGCTTGGAATCGAGCAGCCGAACTCGCGCGCACACGAATCGAGGTCCGCCGAGCCCCGAGATGTCTCCGTCTCGATCTCGCTCGAGGGGGCGACCGTCCGGTCCGACGAAGGGATCCGTGTCGACGACGAGCGGACGGGTGAGACGCCGCCCGCCGACGGACAGCAGCCTGGTCGAGCCCACCAGCGGAGTCAGACACAGGGGTCGAGGGACGCCCGAGCCGACGAGGAGACCGTCCAGTGTACCCAGTGTGGTGATCATCTCGAGGGCGATCACGTCTACTGTCCCAACTGCGGCGAGAAGGCCTCGCGGCGACTGTTCTGTGACTGTGGCGACGAGATCCGGTCGGATTGGTCGTTCTGTCCCGGCTGCGGTCGTCGGACGCCCGCGGCCGACGTCCTCGAGTCGGACACTGGTCACTACTGA
- a CDS encoding SCP2 sterol-binding domain-containing protein yields MSTQRVRPIEQYFPTEPWLEQYRRAINESDDYAARSAGWGVDFDGSFVFQIEDVPLETTTLAGLPPEIVDAIEDEFSDRSADAIEPIVEAAPADVRERIDAREGALEDRLTAELCRTTIADLPARTWPELLAAVPDIFEDLTVQATENVVDGTVYSYLDLYDGECRGVEVLTEPDEHEYGFRLAGEYETWTKLVRGDGGIVDMLMAGELELDGDIQRLLQYSDAAVGLADVAADVDSRFLF; encoded by the coding sequence ATGAGCACGCAACGAGTTCGACCGATCGAACAGTACTTCCCGACGGAACCGTGGCTCGAACAGTACCGGCGAGCGATCAACGAGAGCGACGACTACGCCGCTCGCTCGGCGGGGTGGGGCGTCGATTTCGACGGCTCGTTCGTCTTCCAGATCGAGGACGTGCCACTCGAGACGACGACGCTCGCCGGTCTGCCACCGGAAATCGTCGACGCGATCGAGGACGAGTTTTCGGATCGCTCGGCGGACGCGATCGAACCGATCGTCGAGGCGGCACCGGCGGACGTCCGCGAGCGGATCGACGCCCGCGAGGGGGCGCTCGAGGACCGGCTCACTGCCGAACTCTGCCGGACGACGATCGCGGACCTTCCCGCCCGGACCTGGCCGGAACTCCTGGCGGCAGTTCCCGACATCTTCGAGGACTTGACCGTCCAAGCGACGGAGAACGTCGTGGACGGGACCGTCTACTCGTATCTGGATCTCTACGATGGCGAGTGCCGAGGGGTCGAGGTGCTCACCGAGCCCGACGAGCACGAATACGGCTTCCGGCTCGCCGGCGAGTACGAGACGTGGACGAAACTCGTTCGGGGCGACGGCGGCATCGTCGACATGCTCATGGCCGGCGAGTTGGAGCTGGACGGTGACATACAGCGGCTCCTGCAGTACTCCGACGCGGCGGTCGGCCTGGCCGACGTCGCCGCCGATGTCGACTCGCGGTTTCTGTTCTGA
- a CDS encoding DUF7344 domain-containing protein: MSNQNKKRVKEPDSIDQSFDVLRDPCRRSLCRYVMQTETAVITHEEVVDRVSTSIETTLDRTAVATELRHIHLPKLDEAGLIEYDRESGAVHVDRATTEACLEQVRATVAELQGTQLDR, encoded by the coding sequence ATGAGTAACCAGAACAAGAAGCGAGTGAAAGAACCCGACTCGATCGACCAGTCGTTCGACGTGTTGCGAGATCCGTGCCGCCGGTCGCTCTGTCGATACGTGATGCAAACGGAGACGGCGGTCATCACACACGAGGAAGTCGTCGATCGAGTCTCGACATCGATCGAAACGACCCTGGATCGAACGGCCGTTGCGACGGAGCTTCGCCATATTCACCTGCCGAAGCTCGACGAAGCCGGTCTCATCGAATACGACCGGGAGAGCGGGGCCGTTCACGTCGATCGCGCGACGACTGAAGCGTGTCTCGAGCAGGTCCGTGCGACCGTCGCGGAGCTACAGGGGACGCAACTCGACCGGTAA
- a CDS encoding helix-turn-helix domain-containing protein: protein MRYAKCIIITDEAGLHPVDKRIAEHTDITRELLHNVSLLGDETIVTLFQLSGDRTALEEILTDSRMVRKFHLSGRDDTIHAYLHLERYDRLVRLMKMLRQFEFIIDTPLEYTRRGGLCVTLIGDVVSFQNAVPNIPDGITLKLLKTGTYEPNTDRLFSQLTDRQQEILRTAVDMGYYNVPREATHDAIGEELDCTGGTVGGHLRKIEAKILSQIVP, encoded by the coding sequence ATGAGATACGCAAAGTGCATCATCATTACCGACGAGGCGGGATTACATCCCGTCGACAAGCGGATCGCCGAACACACGGACATCACGCGTGAACTCCTTCACAACGTCAGTCTCCTCGGGGACGAAACGATCGTGACCCTCTTTCAACTGTCGGGTGACCGAACGGCCCTCGAGGAGATCCTGACCGACTCCCGGATGGTCCGGAAGTTTCACCTCTCGGGGCGGGACGACACGATACACGCCTATCTCCATCTCGAGCGATACGACAGACTCGTCCGACTGATGAAAATGCTCAGACAGTTCGAATTCATCATCGATACGCCCCTGGAGTACACGCGACGCGGTGGGCTCTGTGTCACGCTGATCGGCGACGTGGTGAGTTTTCAAAACGCCGTGCCGAACATTCCCGACGGGATCACGCTCAAGCTCCTCAAGACCGGGACCTACGAACCGAACACGGACCGATTGTTCTCCCAGCTCACCGACCGACAACAGGAGATCCTTCGGACCGCCGTCGATATGGGCTACTACAACGTTCCTCGAGAAGCGACCCACGACGCCATCGGCGAGGAACTGGACTGTACGGGCGGGACGGTCGGCGGTCACCTGCGGAAAATCGAGGCCAAGATCCTCTCACAGATCGTTCCGTGA
- the ftsZ gene encoding cell division protein FtsZ — protein sequence MQDIVQDALENAEEEAREMDASMEDDEFGDPRIVIIGAGGAGNNTINRLYNIGVDGADTIAINTDKQHLKMIEADTKILVGKSLTNGLGAGGDPSMGERATEMAQGTIKEVLGDADLVFVTAGMGGGTGTGAAPVVSKIAKEQGAIVVGMVSTPFNVERARTVKAEEGLEKLREQADSIIVLDNNRLLDYVPNLPIGKAFSVMDQIIAETVKGISETITQPSLINLDYADMSTIMNQGGVAVMLVGETQDKNKTDEVVKDAMNHPLLDVDYRGASGGLVHITGGPDLTLKEAEGIADNITERLEASANVIWGARIQESYKGKVRVMAIMTGVQSAQVLGPTTQKQADKSRQSIEGLNEADFDASNNVKNADSGYSAQSDGGREELERQNGVDVIR from the coding sequence ATGCAGGATATCGTTCAAGACGCCCTCGAGAACGCGGAAGAAGAGGCCCGTGAGATGGACGCCTCGATGGAGGACGACGAGTTCGGCGACCCTCGAATCGTCATCATCGGTGCTGGCGGTGCCGGGAACAACACGATCAACCGGCTGTACAACATCGGCGTCGACGGTGCAGACACCATCGCGATCAACACGGACAAACAGCACCTCAAGATGATCGAGGCCGACACGAAGATCCTCGTCGGTAAATCGCTCACGAACGGGCTCGGTGCCGGCGGCGACCCGTCGATGGGAGAGCGTGCGACCGAGATGGCCCAGGGCACGATCAAGGAAGTACTGGGCGATGCCGACCTCGTGTTCGTGACCGCCGGGATGGGCGGTGGCACCGGCACGGGTGCCGCCCCCGTCGTCTCGAAGATCGCCAAAGAGCAGGGCGCGATCGTCGTCGGCATGGTCTCGACGCCGTTTAACGTCGAGCGTGCCCGCACGGTCAAAGCCGAGGAAGGTCTCGAGAAACTGCGCGAGCAGGCCGACTCGATCATCGTACTCGACAACAACCGGTTGCTCGATTACGTCCCGAATCTGCCGATCGGGAAGGCGTTCTCGGTGATGGACCAGATCATCGCCGAGACCGTCAAGGGAATCTCGGAGACGATCACCCAGCCCTCGCTGATCAACTTGGACTACGCCGACATGTCCACGATCATGAACCAGGGCGGCGTCGCCGTGATGCTCGTCGGCGAGACCCAGGACAAGAACAAGACCGACGAGGTCGTCAAGGACGCGATGAACCATCCGTTGCTGGACGTCGACTATCGCGGTGCCTCGGGCGGGCTCGTCCACATCACCGGCGGTCCCGACCTCACGCTGAAAGAGGCCGAGGGGATCGCCGACAACATCACCGAGCGCCTCGAGGCCTCGGCGAACGTCATCTGGGGTGCCCGGATCCAGGAGTCTTACAAGGGCAAAGTGCGGGTCATGGCGATCATGACCGGCGTCCAGAGCGCTCAGGTCCTCGGACCGACGACGCAGAAACAGGCCGACAAGTCCCGCCAGAGCATCGAGGGGCTGAACGAGGCCGACTTCGATGCGAGCAACAACGTCAAGAACGCCGACTCCGGATACAGCGCACAGAGCGACGGCGGCCGCGAGGAACTCGAGCGACAGAACGGCGTCGACGTGATTCGGTAA
- a CDS encoding DUF2321 domain-containing protein produces MLGRLIRENAYEGNMGEYDTMQVCLNGHQITDRYYRSPEHRQEYCEKCGAETIIKCQECGEEIRGYYRVEGVIAPSSTDVPDFCHACGEPYPWNE; encoded by the coding sequence ATGCTTGGAAGATTAATTAGGGAGAACGCCTATGAGGGAAATATGGGCGAATATGATACGATGCAAGTCTGTTTGAACGGTCATCAAATAACAGACAGATATTATAGATCACCAGAACATCGGCAAGAGTATTGTGAAAAATGCGGTGCAGAAACGATAATCAAGTGCCAAGAATGCGGAGAAGAAATAAGAGGCTATTATCGGGTAGAAGGAGTTATCGCACCATCCAGCACAGATGTGCCAGATTTCTGCCACGCATGTGGGGAGCCCTACCCGTGGAATGAATAA
- a CDS encoding DUF7692 domain-containing protein, whose translation MSHDEIPGSVRIRTDDGNEWRFDAIQKAARFYDCNRSNAVAFACEDIDSLVSAARAVLERDDLSREQRREIAETLSTRAVRFDVDTSISVTPKGKM comes from the coding sequence ATGTCTCACGACGAGATACCCGGTTCCGTTCGGATCCGGACCGACGACGGGAACGAATGGCGATTCGATGCGATTCAGAAAGCCGCCCGATTCTACGACTGTAATCGGAGCAACGCGGTCGCGTTCGCTTGCGAAGATATTGACTCACTCGTCTCCGCAGCTCGGGCCGTCCTCGAGCGCGACGACCTCTCCCGTGAGCAGCGCCGGGAGATCGCCGAGACGCTGAGTACTCGCGCAGTTCGCTTCGATGTTGACACTTCTATCTCAGTAACACCAAAAGGAAAAATGTAA
- a CDS encoding 2Fe-2S iron-sulfur cluster-binding protein → MYDVTFSLDEGAETVAIAPDESVLDAAERAGLDLPHSCRNGMCTACAGELLSGELESNGTALSPEEEADGYVLLCCSSPRTDCEIRVGERVQDELLGLDAF, encoded by the coding sequence ATGTACGACGTTACGTTCTCCCTCGACGAGGGAGCGGAAACCGTCGCGATCGCCCCGGACGAATCCGTCCTCGACGCGGCGGAACGGGCGGGGCTCGACCTCCCACACTCCTGTCGGAACGGCATGTGTACCGCCTGTGCGGGCGAACTACTTTCGGGCGAACTCGAGAGCAACGGAACGGCACTCTCCCCCGAAGAGGAAGCCGACGGGTACGTGTTGCTTTGCTGTTCGTCCCCGCGTACCGACTGCGAAATTCGAGTCGGCGAACGCGTCCAGGACGAACTCCTCGGTCTCGACGCCTTCTGA
- a CDS encoding DNA-binding protein, which produces MSQVETTPHEIEGRWKWPDWGRGPYDALSSVMLGPPFEGYLEIDTEIDGEPWHLEVSYSKSGFAPRLSDGINAERLYEWDIKGRGRGERKASYNISPRFPNMRHWESGERLQLPWENQVGEVDGVDVEFHTSNIEPDRGLELLPEFFTAIFEHAGERIHSEYFRTTPHSASRMWAYERYVRIRREWAEKLSSAGVLQKVAHYLSDLEGVKAELHIDNEEVVNHQNRLFLNPTSASELLPGHTYGRKFEIYQLADPDAVSKDHPSYHPKVEVLVNKSMNDGEAWAWADRHEVTEQIEETLLNALHWEDIPLGPDGSGVYVADDHFDAVARDDLVELYEDPTPRLEAKSDHLLMTTLRDMGETARDVSETIATDGGATVDDLADQLGKHPATIYRAINDLGEILELDQGDVSFRARKYREELRALVESAEYAIESYADRMQHIMGLADHVAESSPFQEWLAKNGADLEFDENGEPRQMRIDTILSRLKYDSFENVATIASEALEKWSKSGNDPTTLRGVELTWKTPGGGTETGFVGAVADR; this is translated from the coding sequence GTGTCCCAGGTCGAGACGACACCCCACGAGATCGAGGGCCGATGGAAGTGGCCCGACTGGGGCCGCGGTCCGTATGACGCGCTGTCGTCGGTCATGCTCGGCCCGCCCTTCGAGGGCTACCTCGAGATCGACACCGAGATCGACGGCGAGCCCTGGCACCTTGAGGTCAGCTACAGCAAATCGGGGTTCGCGCCCCGGTTGTCTGACGGGATCAACGCCGAACGCCTGTACGAGTGGGACATCAAAGGACGCGGTCGTGGCGAGCGGAAAGCGTCGTACAATATCTCGCCACGGTTCCCGAACATGCGTCACTGGGAGAGTGGCGAGCGGTTGCAACTCCCCTGGGAGAATCAGGTCGGCGAAGTCGATGGGGTTGACGTCGAGTTCCACACCAGCAACATCGAACCCGACCGCGGTCTCGAGTTGCTCCCGGAGTTCTTCACGGCGATCTTCGAACACGCCGGCGAGCGCATTCACTCGGAGTATTTCAGAACGACCCCGCATTCGGCGAGTCGAATGTGGGCGTACGAGCGGTACGTTCGGATTCGCCGTGAATGGGCTGAGAAGCTCTCGTCGGCCGGTGTCTTACAGAAGGTCGCGCACTATCTCTCCGACCTCGAGGGAGTGAAAGCGGAACTCCATATCGACAACGAGGAAGTCGTCAACCACCAGAACCGGCTGTTCTTGAATCCCACGTCGGCCAGTGAACTGCTACCCGGCCACACCTACGGGCGGAAATTCGAGATCTACCAGCTTGCCGACCCCGACGCGGTGTCGAAGGATCACCCGTCGTACCATCCGAAGGTGGAAGTCTTGGTGAACAAGTCGATGAACGACGGCGAGGCATGGGCGTGGGCCGATCGGCACGAAGTGACCGAGCAAATCGAGGAGACGCTGTTGAACGCGCTGCACTGGGAAGACATTCCGCTCGGACCCGACGGCAGCGGTGTCTACGTCGCCGACGATCACTTCGACGCCGTCGCTCGAGACGACCTGGTCGAACTGTACGAAGATCCCACCCCGCGCCTCGAGGCGAAGTCGGACCACCTGTTGATGACGACGCTGCGAGATATGGGCGAGACCGCCCGCGACGTTTCGGAGACGATCGCGACCGACGGTGGCGCGACGGTCGACGACCTCGCCGACCAGTTGGGGAAGCACCCCGCGACGATCTACCGAGCGATCAATGACCTTGGCGAGATCCTCGAGCTCGACCAGGGCGACGTGTCGTTCCGAGCCCGGAAGTATCGCGAGGAACTGCGTGCGCTCGTCGAGTCCGCCGAGTACGCGATCGAGAGCTACGCCGATCGGATGCAACACATCATGGGCTTGGCCGATCACGTCGCCGAGTCCTCGCCCTTCCAGGAGTGGCTCGCGAAGAACGGTGCCGACCTCGAGTTCGACGAGAACGGCGAACCCCGACAGATGCGGATCGATACGATCCTTTCGCGGTTGAAGTACGATAGCTTCGAGAACGTCGCCACGATCGCCAGTGAAGCCCTCGAGAAGTGGTCGAAGTCGGGGAACGATCCGACCACGCTCCGCGGCGTTGAGCTGACCTGGAAGACTCCCGGCGGCGGGACTGAAACCGGATTCGTCGGTGCGGTCGCCGATCGCTGA
- a CDS encoding Mn2+/Fe2+ transporter codes for MSSETDSKIGKTAFEIIAVFTIIGVIGVSATNEGGTFVTWFWMGIGLAAIYLLYRLVSIAERILDTT; via the coding sequence ATGTCCTCCGAGACGGATTCCAAAATAGGGAAGACAGCCTTTGAAATAATTGCCGTTTTCACGATTATTGGGGTCATTGGCGTCTCCGCGACGAACGAGGGAGGAACCTTCGTGACATGGTTCTGGATGGGGATCGGATTGGCCGCAATATATCTCCTTTATAGACTGGTCAGTATTGCTGAACGAATTCTCGATACCACTTAA
- a CDS encoding ribonucleotide-diphosphate reductase subunit beta codes for MSQAITSSDFRAERIDTSNKWYELFQKGVELGTWDVETLFEEVDFRRDRERWASLEADERKQIRYLLSGFLDGEFAVGEDASHHLQRIVGAPCFDHSEEMGMYMTMFTLTEHKHTQFLDVYMHEVMGDQDVFAELNPKRGGARIPIVQATGLGEIFDRQGQLTARAAHSQDPVDIAEALTVYHMIVEGLLARGGFYSVNKLSANAPLPLLNHGFKLISTDEGRHITHGVEALGELIEKERAGKPEFQGVSEAIVDVLYENVGAVADFGYMFTDAVGDPLEIEFDDLLFRVGHLIDGQFNEALDLDIDHRTILELVADRHEDCLETDIDEAVREYRDRYQRQRGVETDGGR; via the coding sequence GTGTCACAAGCTATCACATCATCCGACTTCCGGGCGGAACGGATCGATACCTCGAACAAGTGGTACGAACTCTTCCAGAAGGGCGTCGAACTCGGAACCTGGGACGTCGAAACGCTGTTCGAGGAGGTCGACTTCCGGCGTGATCGCGAGCGCTGGGCGTCCCTCGAGGCCGACGAGCGAAAGCAAATCAGATACCTGTTGTCGGGCTTTCTCGACGGCGAGTTCGCGGTCGGGGAGGACGCGAGTCACCACCTCCAGCGCATCGTCGGAGCGCCGTGTTTCGACCACAGCGAGGAGATGGGGATGTATATGACGATGTTTACGCTGACCGAACACAAACACACGCAGTTCCTCGACGTCTACATGCACGAGGTGATGGGCGATCAGGACGTGTTCGCCGAGTTGAACCCGAAACGAGGCGGTGCCCGAATCCCGATCGTACAGGCGACCGGGCTCGGCGAAATCTTCGATCGACAGGGACAGCTAACCGCGCGGGCTGCACATTCACAGGATCCCGTCGACATCGCCGAGGCGTTGACGGTGTATCACATGATCGTCGAGGGGCTGCTCGCCCGCGGCGGTTTCTACTCGGTCAACAAGCTCTCGGCGAACGCGCCGCTCCCGCTGTTGAACCACGGGTTCAAGCTCATCAGCACCGACGAAGGCCGTCACATCACCCACGGTGTCGAGGCGTTGGGCGAACTGATCGAAAAGGAACGCGCCGGTAAACCCGAGTTCCAGGGCGTCAGTGAGGCGATCGTCGACGTCCTCTACGAGAACGTCGGGGCGGTCGCGGACTTCGGCTACATGTTCACGGACGCCGTCGGCGACCCCCTCGAGATCGAGTTCGATGATCTCCTGTTTCGTGTCGGCCATCTCATCGACGGCCAGTTCAACGAGGCGCTCGACCTCGATATCGACCACCGCACGATCCTCGAACTCGTCGCCGACCGCCACGAAGACTGTCTGGAGACGGACATCGACGAGGCAGTCCGGGAGTACCGGGACCGCTACCAGCGCCAGCGTGGCGTCGAAACCGATGGTGGGCGATAA